One Labilibaculum sp. DW002 genomic window, TGTTGCTAAAGGGGGTGTTGAGTAAAAATATAATTACTTTTTTGCTGAGTACCCCTTTTTTCAATACGGATTGAATTAAAAATTAACTAAAATTTTACGTTTATGGCCACAATTAGATTTAAAGCGTTAGGAGAACTACTTTCGAGGAAACCTGTTGCTGTTAGTATACCTTCCAATAAGGTGACTGATTATTATGGAGATCTAGTATTTAATACGGACTCTATGAGAAAATATCTATCAAAGGAAGCTTTTAAAGCTGTTATAGATGCTAATCAGAATGGTGGCGCTATTGATAGAAAAATGGCTTCTGGTGTTGCAGCAGGTATGAAAGCTTGGGCAATTGAAAACAATGTGACTCACTATACTCACTGGTTTCAGCCTCTAACAGATGGTACAGCCGAGAAACACGATGGTTTTATCGATTATGGCGATGGCGGTCATATGATAGAAAATTTCTCAGGTGACTTATTAACTCAGCAAGAACCAGATGCATCATCTTTCCCTTCAGGTGGTATCCGTCAAACTTTCGAAGCGCGTGGTTATACGGCTTGGGATGTGTCTTCGCCTGCCTTTATTGTAGGAACAACACTCTGTATTCCTACGGTATTTATTTCCTATACAGGTGAAGCTCTTGATTACAAAACCCCACTTTTAAAAGCTCTGGCTGCTGTGGATGAGGCTGCCGTGGGGGTTTGTCAGTATTTTGACAAAAATGTAACCAAGGTTCATACCAATTTAGGATGGGAGCAAGAGTACTTCCTAATCGATGAGGCTTTATATCAGGCTCGACCAGATTTAGCTTTAACGGGGCGTACTTTGATGGGACATTCATCATCGAAAGATCAGCAGTTGGATGATCATTACTTTGGATCTATTCCTGAGCGTGTAACGAATTTTATGATGGAGTTGGAGTTGGAATGTCATAAGTTAGGTATTCCGGTTAAGACTCGTCACAACGAGGTGGCTCCAAGTCAGTTTGAGTTAGCTCCTATTTATGAAGAAGCGAATTTAGCTAACGACCACAATCAATTGTTGATGGATGTAATGAAAAAGGTGGCTCGTCATCATAAATTCAGAGTCTTATTTCACGAAAAGCCATTTGCCGGAATTAATGGATCAGGTAAGCACAATAACTGGTCACTGGGAACAGATACAGGTGTTGTTTTGTTGGCTCCAGGTAAAAATCCAAAAGGAAATATTCAATTTCTATGTTTCGTTGTAAATACTTTGATGGCTGTTTATAAAAATCAGGATTTATTGCGTGCATCAATATTAACGGCTTCCAATA contains:
- a CDS encoding glutamine synthetase III yields the protein MATIRFKALGELLSRKPVAVSIPSNKVTDYYGDLVFNTDSMRKYLSKEAFKAVIDANQNGGAIDRKMASGVAAGMKAWAIENNVTHYTHWFQPLTDGTAEKHDGFIDYGDGGHMIENFSGDLLTQQEPDASSFPSGGIRQTFEARGYTAWDVSSPAFIVGTTLCIPTVFISYTGEALDYKTPLLKALAAVDEAAVGVCQYFDKNVTKVHTNLGWEQEYFLIDEALYQARPDLALTGRTLMGHSSSKDQQLDDHYFGSIPERVTNFMMELELECHKLGIPVKTRHNEVAPSQFELAPIYEEANLANDHNQLLMDVMKKVARHHKFRVLFHEKPFAGINGSGKHNNWSLGTDTGVVLLAPGKNPKGNIQFLCFVVNTLMAVYKNQDLLRASILTASNSHRLGANEAPPSIISAFLGDEVSKMLDKIVEEVGERKMTPDEKTALKLGIGRIPEIILDNTDRNRTSPFAFTGNRFEFRAVGSSTNNAAAMTALNAAVAVQLTEFKNAVDFLIEEGIKKDEAIFQVMKKMIIESKPIRFNGDGYSDNWVEEAKERGLTNITSVPESISKYLDPEAKKALVGSGVMTNKELEARVEVEMEKFTKKIQIESRVLGDLAINHIVPVAVAYQTKLIQNVQGLRDIFDNGEFEEMAGARKDLIRQISNHISTIKAKVIGMVAARKECNMIEDATESAFAYDKNVCHYLDEIRYHIDKLELVVDNEMWPLPKYRELLFNN